A window of Argopecten irradians isolate NY chromosome 1, Ai_NY, whole genome shotgun sequence contains these coding sequences:
- the LOC138314884 gene encoding phytanoyl-CoA dioxygenase domain-containing protein 1 homolog, with protein sequence MTTDVLPPGFTGEAFPEVFTKPPEQPKVKKAGQLTKAQIDEYFDKGFLLVENFFDSAELEPSRAAINDLVSDVASKLYKAGKISSLYEDFGFEKRLIELEKAWPGAVMLLLKQGKLPQAFRDLWSHERLLNVVEQLVGPEVSAHAVWTLRPKAPGHAETLVPWHQDSGYFDSDTYSTHIVTAWIPFVNATKENGCLEFTPGGHKKGLTAVHKLTENFYITLDEKELVTRLGLDMSKNVIVEAPLGSIVLFSNIIPHRSIPNMTDSIRWSIDFRWQDSGKPWGYFGLKKGMPLRSEADPDMKPDWDEYDKADRFHLEKQCEEDEPKDEFDVNIDSGPWKAKWQIPES encoded by the exons ATGACTACAGACGTACTACCACCCGGATTCACCGGAGAGGCGTTTCCCGAGGTGTTCACAAAACCACCAGAACAACCGAAAGTAAAAAAGGCGGGCCAACTAACGAAAGCACAGATAGATGAATACTTTGATAAG GGATTTCTGTTGGTAGAAAACTTTTTCGACTCTGCTGAACTTGAGCCTAGTAGAGCGGCGATCAATGATTTGGTGAGCGACGTGGCTTCAAAGCTTTACAAAGCCGGCAAAATATCAA GTCTGTACGAAGACTTCGGTTTCGAGAAACGACTGATTGAACTCGAAAAGGCATGGCCCGGGGCTGTAATGCTTCTACTGAAACAAGGGAAATTACCACAG GCTTTCCGGGATCTCTGGTCACATGAACGCCTGCTGAACGTTGTTGAACAACTCGTGGGACCCGAAGTATCTGCTCATGCTGTTTGGACATTGCGCCCAAAAGCTCCCGGACACGCGGAAACTCTGGTTCCATGGCATCAAG ATTCGGGCTATTTTGACTCGGATACTTACAGTACGCACATCGTCACAGCCTGGATTCCGTTTGTGAATGCAACAAAAGAAAACGGTTGCTTGGAG TTTACGCCAGGAGGGCATAAGAAAGGTCTAACTGCGGTCCACAAATTGACTGAAAATTTCTATATAACACTGGACGAGAAGGAGCTGGTAACACGACTTG GCCTAGACATGTCTAAGAATGTGATAGTCGAGGCACCATTGGGAAGTATTGTTCTGTTTAGCAACATCATCCCACATAGAAG CATTCCAAACATGACCGATTCAATCCGCTGGAGCATTGACTTTCGATGGCAGGATAGTGGGAAGCCCTGGGgatatttcggactgaagaaagGGATGCCATTAAGATCAGAAGCAGATCCAGACATGAAGCCTGACTGGGACGAGTATGACAAAGCTGATCGGTTTCATCTTGAAAAACAGTGCGAG GAAGATGAACCTAAGGACGAGTTCGATGTGAATATAGACAGTGGACCGTGGAAAGCCAAATGGCAGATCCCTGAATCTTAA